CCTGAGGTGAATACCATGAAAAATTATGCTGAGCAGCAAGAATTGCTCTTAAGTCAAATCCCAAATAAATGTTTTAAAGACCAAGATTTCAGTGGATGTGACTTGAGGGGAATTGACCTGAGAGCAGTTGATTTAAGTGGTATTAACCTAATAGGAGCAGATTTGCAGGATGCAAATCTGTGTGGTGCTATCCTGACTCGTGCTAATTTAAGTGGTGCAAATTTAATGCACGCTAGTTTACGTGAAGCTAATTTGTATGAAGCTTGTTTGCGTGAAGCTAATTTAATTGATGCTGATCTAACACAAGCAAATTTGTGTGGAAGTTCCTTATTACGGGCGCAGCTCACAGATAGTAACCTTTGGGGTGCTTCTTTGTGCGACGCGGATTTAAGTGAAGCAGACTTAAGCAATGCCATATTAATTGAAGCCTCACTAATTGAAACTAAATTAGTCAGGGCAAATCTTACCGGAGCAAAGCTATGTGGTGCAATTTTATTAGAAGCTAATTTAAACCAAGCCAACTTAACTGGTGTAGACTTCGCATGGGCAAACTTAACTAAGGCTAACTTGAGTGAAGCAAATCTTTGGGAAACAAACCTGATTTATGCAAAGTTGCGGGATACTATTATGCCTGATGGGACAATTGAACAACCTCAAATGGTGATTTATTAATGGTTATTAGTCATTTGTCACTTGTACTGAGCGTATCGCTAAAGCGAAAGCTCCGCTAACGCCTTGGTCTCGCAGAGAAGTCGTAAAGCCTGCGGCATAGCTACGCTTAGGGCGCAGCCTCTCGTAGAGAAGTATTTGTCATTAGTGAATAACAAAAGACAACCAGAAAAGTCGTGGCTTAAGCTTCCTGCACTCTGAACTTCAAAGACAAAGGATTAAATGATTAAAACTCGCGTCGTGAGAAGATAAAAATTGCGATCGCTAACAACATAGCACTGTACAGTAAGCCGTAGCCAGTATTGGTAATCAGCGCAGTTGTGTTTGGTAGTGCTTGGAAACCATACACAGCATCATTTTTTAAATCTAACCGCGATAAATCTGGCAATATGAGAAACAAACCTTGTGTGATGTGTTCTAGTCCAGGATTGCGGCTAAGACGGCCGAGTTTGACTAAATCTTGAGTAATATTCCCGGTTAAATACACGGCAAATGTTAAAGCAGTCGCTAACAGGGAACTAGTAAATACTCCTAAAACCATTGCCACAGCAGTGATTAAGGATAACTGCAAAAGTAAAAAAAATGCAGTTATCAAAATGCTTGGTATTGAATAAGTAGCTTTCCCAAATTGTAAAAATATCAGAAAAATCACTGTCATCGTGGCAATCATTACGGCTAGAACTGCGGATAGCCCCAGGTATTTGCCGATAATAATTTCGCTGCGGCTAACAGGTTTAGCAATTAGTACCAAAACAGTGCGTTTTTCAATTTCTTTGTTAATCAATCCTGTACCAACAAATATAGCAACAATTAAACTAATTGCATTCATTGCTGCCAAGCCAAAGTCTAAAAATATTTTGTTTTCAGTTGTTGCAGCAAATTGCGGCAGCACAAGGAAAACTGTGGCAAGTATCAGCGCATAAAAACCGATAATATATAAGATGCGATCGCGCACCATTTCCTGAAACACATTCTTTGCTAGTACAAAAATTCTGGTAATAGTCATTTGTCATTGGTTATTGGTCATTGGTCATTGGTCATTGGTCATTTGCCAGGAGGTAGAAGGCAGAATGAATCTTCTTGCTTTAATTTGTTAATTTTTAATTTTTAATTTTTAATTAATTTGTCTCCCCCTACTCTTACTGCTGCGGAGGTGGTGACCCAGCGATAAACTTACTCAGGCGATCGCATTCAATTTCTGCAACTGTGATTTTGTTACCTGAGTTGTTTGTTGCTGCAACTGGTTCGATTCGACAAGATTTTTTGAGGTAATATCCGCGTGGATTAGAACTTGGCCCTATCCAGATACTGAGCAAATCTAATATATACCCAGATTTAGTATTTACTACTCGTGGTTCAACGCGCCACAGTTCTTTTTCTTCATATTTTGCTAGATTTTTTTGAATGACTTGGTTACCCAAGCTGCCTACTCGCTGTTTTGCATCTAGTAACCATCTTTCAACTTCTGACCAAGGTCTTTCAGCTATTTGTTCTTCGACTATTGGTTGAAGTTTTTCTAAAATTACAACGCCGTTTCGCGGAACTTTTATTATGGGTTGTGTTGACACAACAAAGGTACTGCGCTTAAAACTGTCTGCCTGCAAACTAGGATATTCTTGTAACCAACTATCTAAAACAAAGTAAAACTGAATCCAGCAACTCAGTACCATACAACTGGCAACTAAAATTATGATTTTTGGTCGGTCTGCTGATTTAGGAATACGAGCTTTAGCATCGGTGTCACTCCCCTCAATGAATTCGGGAATCGCCGTAATTAGCGCCGAAAGAACCGGCCAGAAAACAATTGTTCTTTCCGAAATTACGTTTTCTGGACTTCCAAACGCAAAAACACTGACTAAAAAGCCAGTGATTACTGCTCCTACTGGCATAAAAGTTCCAGGAACCCTTAAAGGGTCTTCAGTGGTATACCAAGATGTTCCAGTAATTAAAAATAACCAACCACAAAAGGCAATTATATCTCTTATATAACCTGTAGCAAAAGATGAGATAAACCAAGAAAAAACACTTAAATAAATTAAAGTTTGCCAGGAATAAGCCTTTGGCGGAACTAATAACTTTTTAACTCCTGCGTAAAGCTCTTCAACAAATTTAAATGCTTTAAATACATCTTTTAGCAATGTATCCATATTTTGACCTCTAACTAATTAGTACGAAAAGATTGATTTTGCTGTTTTAAACAGACATAGGATTCATTTTTTTAACAAATTTGCTTTTGTGGAGTAGTTATAGCGCTTATCGTTTGCATTAAGTATAGTTTTTAACCTCACCCACTGTCTCTTTCTTTAGTAAGGATAGGGAAGCATTTGCTTTACTCAAATATTCTGTGAGGTTATGACTGTATTGCGCCGAAGTTAGAAGCCATATTTCCGAGTAAAAAAGTTTATTATCTCCTACCTTGAGCGAATAAATAAAACAAGAGTAATAGCACTGTAGCTTAAAGAATTAGCTATTAATGTAGCAGTAACTAAATTTGTGTTTTGCAATTTTGCTGTGCTAAAGCGACTTGCCCTACGCCGCTGAAATGGTTTTTCCTCTTCTTCTTTTTTCCATAGTTCTTCTCTTAACGATATTAATAAAACTCTTAAAATAAAGAATTTCATTATAAAAGTAGCAAAGAAAATTATAAAGGCTGTTAAAATCAAAAAAGTTTGAGAACTCGCAGATTTAAAACTATTGAAAAATACATAATTAATTAATTCTGATTTAAGCGTTATTGGCAACATTGGCTCAGCTAGAAAAAATACTAACCAACCAATGACGCTAGAAAATAGATTGGTCGAAATAGCATAAAATGTACTAGTTCTTTTATCAAATTTTAGTTTATAGCTAAAAACATATGCTTCTATGGGAATAGCTATTAGTAAAAATAAAAAGTCAAATAAAACTACACCGACAGGAAAAATTATAGGAAGTGTTAAATTTTCCAACATAAAGGTCAACTGCAAGGGTTAGCTGTAGAGAGTATAACTGGCATAGCCAGGGTGATGGGGGAAATTATCGCATTGTTCTTGTCGTTTACCATGTGGTATGCCAGTATTCCCTTATTAATCTTGTTTATACATTTCGCTGGGACTTGTACTGAGATACTGAAGCAACAATGTTTCTATCTCAGAGTACAAGACGTTCGGTAAGATGAAAGACTTCCACGTTACAGCTTTTCAACAGATGACAAGGAACGGCATCGGTATTCGCACGGCGCAAGTGCGTTCTGAACGGCTCATTGGTCAAATTCATGTCTATGATGGTGTAGGCAAAGGTAAGTCCCAAGCAGCTTTGGGGGTGGTTTTGCGCTCGATAGGTTTAGGGATAAATACACCTAACTATTCCAACCGTGTGTTACTACTGCGGTTTTTAAAAGGCCCAGAACGTGATTATGATGAGGATGGCGCGATCGCAGCTTTGCAGCGTGGTTTTCCCCATTTAATTGACCAAGTTCGCACAGGTAGAGCAGAATTTTTTGGGGCAGAAGAAATTACCCCCTTTGATAAAGCTGAAGCAGCAAGGGGTTGGGATGTGGCTAAAGGTGCGATCGCCAGCGGTTTATATTCAGTTGTTGTCTTGGATGAAATTAACCCTGTTCTAGATTTGGGTTTACTCCCAGTTGATGAGGTGGTAGGGACGTTAAAATCTAAACCCCAAGAGTTGGAAATTATCGCTACTGGACGCGCCGCACCGCAAAAGTTGCTCGATATTGCGGATTTGCACTCAGAAATGAAACCTCAACACCATCCAACGGCAAAAGCACTTTCTTTGGAGGGTATTGAAATTTACACTGGTGCTGGTAAAGGTAAATCTACTAGTGCTTTAGGTAAAGCCTTGCAGGCAATTGGTAGAGGAATCAATCATCCAGGGTCTACCCGCGTACTGATTATGCAGTGGCTTAAAGGCGGTAGTGGTTACACAGAAGATGCAGCGATCGCCGCTTTGCAGCAGTCATATCCAGAAGTGGTGGATCATCAACGCTGTGGTCGAGATGCGATCGTTTGGCGCAATTCCCGGCAAGAATTGGACTATGTAGAAGCTGAACGGGGTTGGGAAATTGCAAAAGTAGCGATCGCCTCTGGTTTGTATAAAACTATCATTCTCGATGAACTCAATCCCACCGTTGATTTAGAACTACTTCCCGTTGAACCAATTGTCCAAGCTTTGCTCCGCAAACCCCGCGACACTGAAATCATCATCACCGGTCGCTGCCAAAATCAACCAGCATACTTTGACTTAGCTAGTATTCACTCTGAAGTTTACTGCCACAAACACTACGCCAATCACGGCGTAGAACTTAAACGAGGGGTTGATTTTTAAAGAAACAGAGAACTTTTGTACAGACGCGATTAATCGCGTCTCTACTCCTAACTCAAAACCACGCGATCGCGTCCTTTTCTTTTTGCCTGATGCAACGCTTTTTCAGCAGCGTGGACTAAATTTGCAGGCTCAGTTGATACTGTGGGAATAATGCTAGCTACGCCTAAACTGACAGTTAAAACAGCAGCGGGAAGACCACCCATACCTGGATAATCACACTTAATTGCCAAAGCTTTCACTTGCTCTCGAATGTGTTCAGCGATATACATAGCCACAGTAACATCTGCCTGGGTGAGGATGGCAAATTCTTCACCACCATAACGAGCCGCTAGCATCGAAATGTTTTCAATCTTAGAATCTGCCATTCGGGTAATTGCAAAAGTATTAGTGGCAGGGTATTCAATACTCTTAGTGGCATATGAAATACTGCTATTACTTATTGGTAAGTTAACGCAGTTACAAATAGTGTTGGCGATTTTTTGCAAACACTTGTCTCCGGCAGAAATCCCGTAGATTTTATTATAAATTTTGAAATAATCAATATCGCATAAAATCAATGATATCGGCGTGCCTTCACGAGCGGAGCGTTGCAACTCAATTTGCAAGTAGGTCTGAAAATAACGGCGATTGGCTAATTGAGTTAGTTCATCTAAGATAGAGAGGACACGCAATTGTTGATTTTCTCTTTTCAAGCGTTCAAAGCTAGCGTTGCTGAAATTTTCAGTTACTGTCAGTTTGTCTCGAAAATACAAACGGTATAATTCACATTCTGGAGTACAGCGATCGCCTTCTAAATTAATCAGCCCCAAACTCTGTAATTTATGTGCCAATGATGGCTCTAATTTTACATCAGCTTCAGCATTAATTACTTGAGAAAAAGCAGTACTTAGTTCTGGTTCGTCTCGCAGTGCTAATAAGTACCGATTTAAATATTCGTTATAAATTCCTGTTGCTGTAGGTGCTTGTTGCAAAAGTTGCTGTAAATCCCGCTCTAACCCCCCTTTACTGACAAGGTGATACAAAGCTAGTCTTACTAAATAAGGATGTCCCCCCACCATTGCCATTAAACGTTCGGCATCTTTACCATCTGTCCAATCCAATCCATGACGTTGTGCTAAATCTTGTACCTGCTCTTTTGTAAACGGGAACAGTTTAATTGGCAAACCGATATTAAATGGTGATTGACTCAGTTTTAAGGGAACAAAAATTTCTGTAGAATATACCAAAACAAGGCGTAATTTTTGCCAAATTTCTGTTCGTCTAGCTTGTTCATACCAAGAACGTAATAGTGGCAAAAATTCACTAGCAATTTCTGGATAATCAAATAACCAATCTACTTCATTCAATACTAAGACAAGAGGGCTTTCCAAAGCAGGCAGCAAATACCTTTGGAAATAGATAGAGCAGCTGACTTTGCTACCCATATCCTCATCCCAATAATCATTGAGTTTTGGTTCTAACTGTAATTCTCGACTGAGGTTGGCACAAAACCAGCGCAAAAATTTATCTAAACTAGTAAATACTACTTTGTCTGCTTGCTGGAAGTCCAAACTTACGGTATTAAAACCTTGATTAGCAGCATGTGCAAGCAACCGTAAAATCAGGGAGCTTTTTCCCGTTTTCTTGGGAGCTTTTATCCGAATGACACTCCCTGGTACAGCTATTTCTGCATAGGCAAGTTCCTCAATTGGTGGACGAAAAATGTAAAACCGAGAATCAAGAGATACTGGCCCACTAGGAAATTCTAAGGATATGGCTGTGGCTGTCCGATGAAATTCTCTTATTAATTGCTTATATGCTTGGCTAATAAGGCGATTTTCTAGATTCTGACGGAGATTAGATTTATTGATAGGTTCTTTCCAAAAGTTACTCAAAAGTTGCCATAAATTAGCAGCAACTTTCCTAACCTGCTCTTCTCCGTGCTGCGTTGCCAACGCTATATCCGTATAGGTTTTTCCTTCCCATAAAGAACGTAACACTATCTCTTGGAGTGTCGTTAAACCGGTTGCTTGACTGGCTTTTAGTAGCAGTACTACTTCATCTATAGTCATTAGTCATCAGCTCTACTTCTAAATGACATTTGCCCAAATCCTGCTTTTTCGTCGCTCAACCTAGCTTTATTTCTGAGGATACTTAACTAGCGAGTCTTTCCCCAACAGCTACAAACAAGCTTTGACAATTTTTTGGATGAGGAAAATTTAACATAACTTGATAAGAAGATTTTTTTTAATATTTTTCTATAATTTTATCTAATTTTTATGTCATATAATATATTTTATTTTAATAATTCTTAAGAATTTATCTGAATATGATATGTATAGTTTTTCTAGAGAATAATGTCGGCGATCGCAATATCTCTAAGATTCATCCAGTTAGCTTTTTCTTGATTACATCAAAATTGATCTGAGGGGCTGATAAATGTCTAAATAGATTACAGCCTAATAGGCTAAATTCACTATCTTGTTAATAAAATTACACTTAATATACTTAAGTCCTGGGTATTAAAACAGGCTATAAGCTGAGAATATCTCCTATAATTTAGCAATACTCGTGTATATAAAATCACTTACCTCTCTTCTGATAGAAGCTGAACTTTTTACATAACACTAGTTAATAATCTCACAAGCTATCGCCAACTTTTCACGAAGAAAATATTCAGAGCTGGTTATAAAAACGCCTCTTTTCCAGAAGCTAAAATTCAGAATATAGAAGTCTCTTAGGCTATAACTACTCACTTATTTGTTTTTCGTGCTTAGTTTCAGACGTTGAAAGCACAACACTAAACTGTTCACATAGATATAACCTCATGTGTAGCATAAGTTCTTTGTTTTAACTGAATCAGAGGATGGGAAGATAAGAGTAAGCAATGTTAATTTCCGAACCTGCTGGGCTATTTACCCAAGACAGAGAGATATAAAATTTTCTCAGTAAATATATATGACTTCGACCGTTCCCCCTAAAACTCGGAATTTACCAACTCAAGCAATAGGAGCCAAAATTTTTCACTCCTGTAATGTTGTTAGCCTGTCAATAATGCTCACCAGTGGACTACAAATTTACAACGCCAACCCTGTTTTTGGTGGACGTGAAGGTTTACATATTCCTTCGATATTTACCTTGGGAGGTTGGCTAGCGGGAGGTAGACACTGGCATTTTGCAGCAATGTGGCTATTTTCGTTAAATCTGTTGTGGTATGGAATTTACGTTTTAATTACCCGACGTTGGCGACATCGGTTCATAGGAGGCAATGATCTTAGAGCATTACAAAAAAGTCAAAATTCCAAGCGTCTCATTTACGCTTGGCATCGCATCGTCTATACAGCCATTATTCCTATTTTACTGTTAGCGTTACTTACAGGAATAGGTATGTATAAACCTGTTCAATTTTCCTGGGTTGTTGATATGTTTGGTAGTTGGCAAGCACTAAGAATTGTTCACTTTGCCTCAGTACCGATGTTTATTATCTTTACAATTATTCACTCTTTATTAGGACGTAAGGCTGGAGGTTCCCAACTTACAGAATCAATGTTTTGGTAAACAAAACTTTGGAGGATGAGGGAGAAAAACCAATGACAAATTACAAATGACTAATAACTAATGATAAATGACAAAAAATTAATTCGCATAAATCGTCCTCAATTAACACGCCGCAAATTCTTAGAAATTTCTGGAGTTTCTGGCATGGGGTTTCTTATGGGTGGCTGTGGTACACCAGCATTTGAAGATATTGTAGGTAAACTTTCTGAGCCACTTAATCAGAAAGTTGAAGAGTTAGTGTTTAAACCACAAAAGCCTGTAGCGGAATTTTCTTTTAGTGAGATTAAACCAGAAGAATTAATAGTTAATAGTTTTAGGTCTACTCCAATTATAGATACGGCACAGTATCGTTTAATTATTGATGGTGAGGTTAACAATCCTCTAAGCCTGAGTATGGCAGAAATCCAGGCTTTACCTCTGACTTCCATGATTATACGCCATGTTTGTGTGGAAGGTTGGGCAGCGATCGTTCAGTGGGGTGGCGTACGTCTACAGGAAATAGTTGCCCTTGCTCAACCCAAAGCAAATGTCCAATATGCTTACTTTAAATCAGCTGATGGCTACTATGAAAGTTGGGATATAGCTTCAACTTTACATCCCCAAACTTTGTTAGCTTATCAGAAAAATGGTGATCCTTTGCCAATAGAAAATGGTGCACCTTTGCGTTTAGCATCACCAATTAAACTTGGATATAAGCAGAGCAAGTGGGTAACTCGAATTACACTTGTTAGTTACTTATCACTTTTTAAAGGTTACTGGGAAGATCAGGGCTATGAATGGTTTGCAGGATTATAGAGAGTTAGGAGTGAGGAGTTATAAATTTATGATGTGGCTATTCATCCTTTTTTAGGAATACAAGATATGAATTTTTTCGATAAATTACATATTAACATCTCTCAAAATCAAAGTTTACTCTTTGTAGGCCTTGATCCAAATCCAGAGATGATGCCGGCTCGTTACGAATCTGAAGACATCATCACTGGTTTATGGCAGTGGTTGCAATTCATCATTACTGAAACTGCTGATTTTGTTTGTGCATATAAACCAACACTTGGCTTTTATGAAGCTTTGGGTATTCCAGGCTTAGAACTATTGCATAAAACTTTAGCAGCTATTCCAAGCCACATCCCAATTATTTTAGATGCTAAACATAGTGATTTAAATACTAGTACCATCTTTGCTCGCGCTGTATTTACAGAATGGCAGGTAGATGCAATCACTCTGAGTCCTTATACAGGACAAGATCATGTAGTGCCTTTTTTGGTTTATCCTGATAAAGCAGTGTTTATTTTATGCTGTACTTCTAATGCAGGTGCAGAAGCTTTACAACAGTATCCTGGTAACGAAACACCTCTTTATTTACAAGTCGTTAAAGAGTCAAAAAACTGGGGAACTCCAGAACAATTGGGTTTGGAAGTAGGAACTATAAATCCTGAAGTTTTAGCGCTCATTCGATCAGTTGCTCCTGAACGTATTATTATGGCGCGTAGTATCTGGGCAGAAGGTGGAAATCTCAAGCAAATTTTAGAAGCAGGTTTGAATACTAACGGTGATGGTTTGCTGATTCCGGTTCCTCAAGATATGCTAGGAAGCTCACAATTATCTCAAGAAATCCAGTCTTTAAACGCAGAAATTAATCAATTTAAAACTGAAATTATTGATGAGAATTCTACGTGTTCTGTGTGGTTACCTAATGTTTGTGTTTTTAATCAGCACCCTCAACAAGATTTGATTTTGCAACTTTATGACATTGGTTGCATTATGTTTGGGAAATTTGTCCAAGCATCAGGAGCTATATTTCCTTATTACATCGACTTACGCAAAATTATTTCCAATCCTCAACTTTTTAATCAAGTTCTCTGTGCCTATGAGAAAATTTTGAAAAACCTTGATTTTGATAGATTAGCAGGTATTCCGTATGGTTCTTTGCCCACTGCTACTGGTTTAGCTTTACGTCTTCAGTGTCCGATGATTTTTCCTCGTAAAGAGGTCAAGGCCCACGGAACTCGTAGAGTAATTGAAGGTAGTTTTTACCCTGGTGAAACAATTGTGGTAGTTGATGATATTCTGATCAGTGGTAAAAGTGTCATGGAAGGAGCAGAAAAATTGAAATCAGCAGGATTAAATGTTAATGATATTGTGGTATTTATTGACCATGAAAAAGGAGTAAGAGATAGGTTACAAGACAATGGTTATCGCGGTCATGCGGTCTTAACTCTTTCAGAAATTACTAATACTTTATATCAAGCAGGAAGGATAAATGATGAGCAATTTTTAGCTTTTACTGAAAGTTAGTACTCAATTTAAGTTTACTGGTAGACGTTTTTGTATTTCACTGAATTTTTTGTTTACCCAGTCAAGTTACTCTGATAGATTATTAAAAATCTATTGTATTTTCTTAACTATGACCAGTTTTATTTTCCTAGACGCTTTTAAGCAACCGAATAATTTTGAATTTTAAATTACTTATGAATTTCTCGCTCAATCAACTACTTAAATGGTTAATTTTTACGCTGCTGTTTCCTCTACTCTTTCTCAATGGGTGGCTAGCGTTTCGGCTTTTTCAAAATTTGCAACCTCTGTTAACAATTTTTATTTTAGCTACTTTATTTGCATTTATTTTAAACTACCCTGTTTCGTTTATCCAAAAGCGGGGAGTTAAACGCAACTATGCAGTGTCATCAGTTTTTATATTAACCTTGGTGATTTTAGTTACTTTTGGAATCACCTTATTGCCTATTGTTATTGAGGAATTTAATGAGATAACTAGAGTACTTCCGCAATGGATTGATTCTAGTAGTGAAAGGCTTCAAATTTTAAATGATTGGTTTTTTAGACATAAATTAAATGTAAATTTAAGTGAATTATTAACGCGAGTAACTGACCGCTTGCCTGATGAATTAGAGTATGTTTCAGACAAACTTTTGAGCATTATTATAGATACTATCGATAGTGTATCTGAAGCATTAATTACAGTAGTATTAACTTTTTACCTGTTGTTAGATGGCCCTCGCTTGTGGGAAGGGATATTTAAAAAGTTGCCTGGTAGTTTTACTAAGCAGGTAAGCCTATCTATTCAGCAAAACTTCCAAAATTACTTTATTGGACAAGGAAGTTTAGCTTTGCTAATGGGCGTTTCAGAAACTTTATTACTGTTAGCTTTTCAAGTACAGTTTGGTTTACTCTTTGGTTTGGGAATTGGGCTTTTGAGCTTAATTCCTTTTGGTGATATTGTCAGTCTATTTGTAATAACTTTGATAATAGCAACACATGATGTGTGGTTAGCACTTAAGGTTTTTGCATTAGCTATTGTAATTGATCAGTTAATTGACCAAGCGATCGCACCACGACTTTTGGGCAGATTCACAGGACTTAGACCACTATGGGTGATAATTGCTTTACTCGTAGGAACTAATATTGGTGGGGTATTGGGCTTGCTAGTTGCAGTACCTGTTGCTGGATTTATTAAAGATGTAGCAGATGGTTTTTCTAAATCTACTAGTTCTGAGAATTTGGTTGAGGGTGAAGAAGCAGCAGAATTGTTGCCAGAAGAATCAATATCGCAATGTGACACATAGACCATGTAGAGACGTTGCATTGCAACGTCTTTACTATCGCAATCATTAATTGAATCTGTATAGCATTAAAAAAAATCCCCCAGTATTGCTACCAAGGGAGGAATATTTAATACCATTTCACTTATGTTTGCCAGAGATGATCTCCGTTTGTGCCTCTAGTCTAGGCCAGAGGTCGGAGCATTCCCCAAATCTTACAACAAAAAGCGCTCAGGTATAATTATTAGCCAACATTTGCTAATAACAGCTCTCGTTCTTCTGCCTTTTGTACCTTCACCTGAGAGTCATCGTCAACATCAACAATGGCTGTGTCTCCATCTGTGATTTGACCAGACAACAGTGCTTCGGCGAGAGAATCTTCTAGGAGGCGCATAATTGCCCGACGTAATGGTCTAGCACCATAGCTGGGGTTATAGCCTTCTTGTACCACAAGCTCTTTGAAGCGTTCTGTGACTTCTAGGGTAATTCCCTTTTCAGTCAACCGGGTAGAAACATCGCGGAGCATGATTTCGGCGATTTGCTTAACTTCATCCTTAGAAAGCTGGGTGAAGACGATAATTTCATCGACACGGTTGAGGAACTCAGGACG
This region of Nostoc sp. UHCC 0302 genomic DNA includes:
- a CDS encoding pentapeptide repeat-containing protein, producing the protein MKNYAEQQELLLSQIPNKCFKDQDFSGCDLRGIDLRAVDLSGINLIGADLQDANLCGAILTRANLSGANLMHASLREANLYEACLREANLIDADLTQANLCGSSLLRAQLTDSNLWGASLCDADLSEADLSNAILIEASLIETKLVRANLTGAKLCGAILLEANLNQANLTGVDFAWANLTKANLSEANLWETNLIYAKLRDTIMPDGTIEQPQMVIY
- a CDS encoding ABC transporter permease: MTITRIFVLAKNVFQEMVRDRILYIIGFYALILATVFLVLPQFAATTENKIFLDFGLAAMNAISLIVAIFVGTGLINKEIEKRTVLVLIAKPVSRSEIIIGKYLGLSAVLAVMIATMTVIFLIFLQFGKATYSIPSILITAFFLLLQLSLITAVAMVLGVFTSSLLATALTFAVYLTGNITQDLVKLGRLSRNPGLEHITQGLFLILPDLSRLDLKNDAVYGFQALPNTTALITNTGYGLLYSAMLLAIAIFIFSRREF
- the fraD gene encoding septal junction protein FraD, which encodes MDTLLKDVFKAFKFVEELYAGVKKLLVPPKAYSWQTLIYLSVFSWFISSFATGYIRDIIAFCGWLFLITGTSWYTTEDPLRVPGTFMPVGAVITGFLVSVFAFGSPENVISERTIVFWPVLSALITAIPEFIEGSDTDAKARIPKSADRPKIIILVASCMVLSCWIQFYFVLDSWLQEYPSLQADSFKRSTFVVSTQPIIKVPRNGVVILEKLQPIVEEQIAERPWSEVERWLLDAKQRVGSLGNQVIQKNLAKYEEKELWRVEPRVVNTKSGYILDLLSIWIGPSSNPRGYYLKKSCRIEPVAATNNSGNKITVAEIECDRLSKFIAGSPPPQQ
- the fraC gene encoding filament integrity protein FraC, which translates into the protein MLENLTLPIIFPVGVVLFDFLFLLIAIPIEAYVFSYKLKFDKRTSTFYAISTNLFSSVIGWLVFFLAEPMLPITLKSELINYVFFNSFKSASSQTFLILTAFIIFFATFIMKFFILRVLLISLREELWKKEEEEKPFQRRRASRFSTAKLQNTNLVTATLIANSLSYSAITLVLFIRSR
- a CDS encoding cob(I)yrinic acid a,c-diamide adenosyltransferase; protein product: MTRNGIGIRTAQVRSERLIGQIHVYDGVGKGKSQAALGVVLRSIGLGINTPNYSNRVLLLRFLKGPERDYDEDGAIAALQRGFPHLIDQVRTGRAEFFGAEEITPFDKAEAARGWDVAKGAIASGLYSVVVLDEINPVLDLGLLPVDEVVGTLKSKPQELEIIATGRAAPQKLLDIADLHSEMKPQHHPTAKALSLEGIEIYTGAGKGKSTSALGKALQAIGRGINHPGSTRVLIMQWLKGGSGYTEDAAIAALQQSYPEVVDHQRCGRDAIVWRNSRQELDYVEAERGWEIAKVAIASGLYKTIILDELNPTVDLELLPVEPIVQALLRKPRDTEIIITGRCQNQPAYFDLASIHSEVYCHKHYANHGVELKRGVDF
- a CDS encoding AAA-like domain-containing protein; translation: MTIDEVVLLLKASQATGLTTLQEIVLRSLWEGKTYTDIALATQHGEEQVRKVAANLWQLLSNFWKEPINKSNLRQNLENRLISQAYKQLIREFHRTATAISLEFPSGPVSLDSRFYIFRPPIEELAYAEIAVPGSVIRIKAPKKTGKSSLILRLLAHAANQGFNTVSLDFQQADKVVFTSLDKFLRWFCANLSRELQLEPKLNDYWDEDMGSKVSCSIYFQRYLLPALESPLVLVLNEVDWLFDYPEIASEFLPLLRSWYEQARRTEIWQKLRLVLVYSTEIFVPLKLSQSPFNIGLPIKLFPFTKEQVQDLAQRHGLDWTDGKDAERLMAMVGGHPYLVRLALYHLVSKGGLERDLQQLLQQAPTATGIYNEYLNRYLLALRDEPELSTAFSQVINAEADVKLEPSLAHKLQSLGLINLEGDRCTPECELYRLYFRDKLTVTENFSNASFERLKRENQQLRVLSILDELTQLANRRYFQTYLQIELQRSAREGTPISLILCDIDYFKIYNKIYGISAGDKCLQKIANTICNCVNLPISNSSISYATKSIEYPATNTFAITRMADSKIENISMLAARYGGEEFAILTQADVTVAMYIAEHIREQVKALAIKCDYPGMGGLPAAVLTVSLGVASIIPTVSTEPANLVHAAEKALHQAKRKGRDRVVLS
- a CDS encoding cytochrome b/b6 domain-containing protein; this translates as MTSTVPPKTRNLPTQAIGAKIFHSCNVVSLSIMLTSGLQIYNANPVFGGREGLHIPSIFTLGGWLAGGRHWHFAAMWLFSLNLLWYGIYVLITRRWRHRFIGGNDLRALQKSQNSKRLIYAWHRIVYTAIIPILLLALLTGIGMYKPVQFSWVVDMFGSWQALRIVHFASVPMFIIFTIIHSLLGRKAGGSQLTESMFW
- a CDS encoding molybdopterin-dependent oxidoreductase → MINDKKLIRINRPQLTRRKFLEISGVSGMGFLMGGCGTPAFEDIVGKLSEPLNQKVEELVFKPQKPVAEFSFSEIKPEELIVNSFRSTPIIDTAQYRLIIDGEVNNPLSLSMAEIQALPLTSMIIRHVCVEGWAAIVQWGGVRLQEIVALAQPKANVQYAYFKSADGYYESWDIASTLHPQTLLAYQKNGDPLPIENGAPLRLASPIKLGYKQSKWVTRITLVSYLSLFKGYWEDQGYEWFAGL